One window of Helicobacter winghamensis ATCC BAA-430 genomic DNA carries:
- a CDS encoding SixA phosphatase family protein: MRLILVRHAKAEDREKWIDKDDLKRPLTKKGVKQAKRIAKYIGKKYPNVDAVISSLALRACDTAKYITKKQAHCTFIPTPNINPEEGIEGFLRNKDKMEEDWQTLVVVGHEPSISEFVRFICAKGTLNLRVSKGCVVELERENEDNWVLVGLNNF; the protein is encoded by the coding sequence ATGCGTTTAATTTTAGTGCGTCATGCAAAAGCGGAAGATAGGGAAAAATGGATTGATAAAGATGACTTAAAGCGACCTTTGACAAAAAAAGGCGTAAAACAAGCAAAAAGAATTGCAAAATATATTGGCAAAAAGTATCCAAATGTTGATGCGGTTATCTCATCTTTAGCGTTGCGTGCGTGCGATACAGCAAAATATATCACAAAAAAGCAAGCACATTGCACCTTTATTCCAACGCCAAATATCAACCCAGAAGAAGGGATTGAAGGCTTTTTGCGCAATAAAGATAAAATGGAAGAGGATTGGCAGACGCTTGTTGTGGTAGGACACGAGCCAAGTATTAGTGAGTTTGTGCGATTTATTTGCGCAAAAGGGACGCTAAATTTGCGCGTAAGCAAGGGTTGTGTGGTGGAGCTTGAACGCGAAAATGAAGATAATTGGGTGTTAGTTGGGTTAAATAATTTTTAA
- the tatA gene encoding twin-arginine translocase TatA/TatE family subunit, with translation MMPSVQQLLIVLLIIVVLFGAKKIPDLAKGLGSGIKNFKKAVKEDDEEVAQNTKIEQDKVTTVQTDSKPNETAKV, from the coding sequence ATGATGCCAAGTGTTCAGCAATTACTGATTGTTTTGTTAATTATTGTCGTGCTTTTTGGTGCGAAAAAGATTCCAGATTTAGCAAAGGGCTTGGGTTCTGGAATTAAAAACTTCAAAAAAGCGGTGAAAGAAGATGATGAAGAAGTTGCGCAAAATACCAAGATTGAGCAAGACAAAGTAACAACAGTGCAAACAGATTCTAAGCCTAATGAAACTGCAAAAGTTTGA
- a CDS encoding 4Fe-4S dicluster domain-containing protein, which produces MQQINRRHFFKVIGIASVGAMSLNAKETPQNTDSTKPTYKTASIIDIGRCDGCKDLGTPKCVQACQNKNLPNFPNPISNIPYYFPRKIYEDYSKNRDNISRLTPYNWTYIENLILDTPQGQQEVFIPRRCMHCDDPTCQKICPFGVISKDENGAVSIDDTFCFGGAKCRDVCPWGIPQRQAGVGIYLKIAPKLAGGGAMYKCDSCADLLAKNQAPACETSCPKGAITFGKRDEIFKKSQEIAESYKQKAQMQGTYIYGDTQNGGTSTLYVSPIPFEILDNALNQKYSFTKEKPQKVGIPHLNLEVKNFVSSDSALIKSVLLAPVVGAIAGGIAIAKSNKGDKNAK; this is translated from the coding sequence ATGCAACAAATCAATCGCCGCCATTTTTTCAAAGTTATAGGAATCGCAAGCGTTGGCGCAATGAGTCTTAATGCCAAAGAAACTCCACAAAATACAGATTCCACTAAGCCCACCTATAAAACTGCTTCTATTATTGATATAGGGCGTTGCGATGGCTGTAAGGATTTAGGCACTCCAAAATGCGTGCAAGCCTGTCAAAACAAAAATTTGCCAAACTTCCCAAATCCTATTTCTAATATTCCCTATTATTTTCCGCGCAAAATCTATGAAGATTATTCTAAAAATCGCGATAATATCTCGCGTTTGACGCCTTATAATTGGACTTACATAGAAAATCTTATCCTAGATACACCACAAGGCCAACAAGAAGTCTTTATCCCTAGGCGTTGTATGCATTGCGATGACCCAACTTGTCAAAAAATCTGCCCTTTTGGAGTGATTAGTAAAGATGAGAATGGCGCAGTTAGCATTGATGATACCTTTTGCTTTGGTGGCGCAAAATGTCGTGATGTCTGTCCTTGGGGGATTCCACAAAGACAAGCCGGAGTTGGAATCTATTTAAAAATCGCCCCAAAATTAGCCGGTGGTGGAGCAATGTATAAATGTGATTCTTGCGCGGACTTACTTGCAAAAAATCAAGCACCAGCTTGTGAAACTTCTTGCCCTAAAGGTGCAATTACCTTTGGTAAAAGAGATGAAATTTTCAAAAAATCACAAGAAATTGCAGAATCCTATAAGCAAAAAGCGCAAATGCAAGGCACTTATATTTATGGAGATACCCAAAATGGCGGAACTTCAACGCTTTATGTTTCGCCAATCCCTTTTGAAATACTAGATAATGCCCTTAATCAAAAGTATAGCTTCACCAAAGAAAAACCACAAAAAGTTGGAATTCCACATTTAAACCTAGAAGTTAAAAACTTCGTAAGTAGCGATTCGGCACTCATTAAAAGTGTGCTTTTAGCCCCTGTTGTTGGGGCGATTGCTGGGGGAATTGCCATAGCAAAATCAAACAAAGGGGATAAAAATGCAAAATAA
- a CDS encoding YhcH/YjgK/YiaL family protein, with translation MFLGYLPDCASKFKKNEVLSKVFGYLFDALDTESEMYKRICSLEAGAQFEVHFDGGARAIEQAYYTKSPKEAFYESHSQMVDFQMVVEGREIFFVAPNSLCEIKTPLDSKKDLIEYYPSAFISSVQLFSGNLAVFESFDTHAGGIATDSSVTLVKKVVVKVPKEYVKLGF, from the coding sequence ATGTTTTTGGGGTATTTACCAGATTGTGCAAGTAAATTTAAGAAAAACGAAGTCTTAAGCAAGGTTTTTGGCTATCTTTTTGATGCGCTTGATACAGAAAGTGAGATGTATAAGCGCATTTGTTCTTTGGAAGCTGGAGCACAATTTGAAGTGCATTTTGATGGTGGAGCAAGGGCGATTGAGCAAGCTTATTACACAAAATCGCCAAAAGAAGCCTTTTATGAAAGCCATAGTCAAATGGTTGATTTTCAAATGGTTGTAGAAGGCAGAGAAATCTTTTTTGTCGCGCCAAATTCATTATGCGAGATTAAAACTCCTTTGGATTCCAAAAAAGATTTGATTGAGTATTATCCTAGTGCGTTTATTTCCAGTGTGCAGTTGTTTTCAGGGAATCTTGCGGTTTTTGAATCATTTGACACACACGCAGGTGGAATTGCAACAGATTCTAGTGTAACACTGGTTAAAAAAGTGGTTGTCAAAGTCCCAAAAGAATATGTAAAGCTAGGTTTTTAA
- a CDS encoding Crp/Fnr family transcriptional regulator, translating to MNATIKKLMESWGVSSNDCAVYAQKIYTKNFPKNYKIFSEDDECRGLVYILDGALRAYIVSPSGKEINLFILQKDEYCILSASCMLKNICFDVNLEFVKTSSVMILPSKTFNILCEKYPVARKFQVDLVSERLSRVVFTLGSLAFDTLGDRILEFLKTRLSESLQQESKTLYVTHEEIANALGSAREAVSRMLKELEKQGKVKTGRGIVELL from the coding sequence TTGAACGCTACAATTAAGAAATTAATGGAATCTTGGGGAGTTTCATCAAACGACTGCGCGGTGTATGCGCAAAAGATTTATACAAAAAATTTTCCCAAAAATTACAAAATTTTTAGCGAAGATGATGAGTGTCGTGGGCTTGTTTATATTTTAGATGGTGCATTACGCGCTTATATTGTCTCGCCTAGTGGAAAAGAAATTAATCTATTTATTTTGCAAAAAGATGAGTATTGTATTCTCTCTGCTTCGTGTATGTTAAAAAACATTTGCTTTGATGTAAATTTGGAGTTTGTCAAAACTTCTAGTGTGATGATTTTGCCTAGCAAAACCTTTAATATTCTTTGTGAAAAATACCCAGTGGCTAGAAAGTTTCAAGTAGATTTGGTGAGTGAGCGTCTCTCACGCGTTGTATTTACTCTTGGTTCTTTAGCATTTGATACATTGGGCGATAGGATTTTAGAGTTTTTAAAGACACGCTTGAGTGAGAGTTTGCAACAAGAGTCTAAGACGCTCTATGTAACACACGAAGAGATTGCAAATGCACTAGGGAGTGCTAGAGAAGCTGTTTCAAGAATGTTAAAAGAGCTTGAAAAGCAAGGTAAGGTTAAAACAGGGCGTGGAATCGTAGAGTTGTTGTAA
- a CDS encoding type II restriction endonuclease, protein MKNTLAFETFLSTLRATNRDLGFFVDWQKCLANKDKLSISLNHLNLLLGVPKDSLQDKITLLFDEYAKAFDVLPLILAIRNERELVLDSNSNETPINAYLQNPKGIYEFICESGLDSIFGNSKMKDLNDFVFGIEVGLDSNARKNRGGAFMESYLRDLFTKAKLHFKEQVNIAEFSDLQGSFGDDKKRFDFVIFGKNISYFIECNFYASGGSKLNETARAYQELAPKFDRFADKNFVWITDGQGWHSSKNKLQEAYKSVEMYNLSNVKDFIKKAQNDR, encoded by the coding sequence GTGAAAAACACATTAGCATTTGAAACTTTTCTAAGCACGCTTAGAGCGACAAATAGAGATTTGGGCTTTTTTGTAGATTGGCAGAAGTGCCTAGCAAATAAAGATAAGTTAAGCATTAGCCTTAATCATTTAAATCTTTTGCTAGGTGTGCCAAAGGATAGTTTGCAAGATAAGATTACTTTGCTTTTTGATGAGTATGCTAAGGCTTTTGATGTTTTGCCTTTGATTTTAGCAATTCGCAATGAAAGAGAACTTGTATTAGATTCTAATAGCAATGAAACACCTATCAATGCGTATTTGCAAAACCCTAAGGGGATTTATGAATTTATCTGTGAGAGTGGGCTAGATTCTATCTTTGGTAATAGTAAGATGAAAGATTTAAATGACTTTGTTTTTGGCATTGAAGTGGGGTTAGATAGCAATGCAAGAAAAAATCGTGGTGGTGCTTTTATGGAATCTTATTTAAGGGATCTTTTTACAAAGGCTAAATTACATTTTAAAGAACAAGTGAATATCGCAGAGTTTAGCGATTTGCAGGGAAGCTTTGGAGATGATAAAAAGCGATTTGACTTTGTAATTTTTGGTAAAAATATAAGCTATTTTATTGAGTGTAATTTCTATGCGAGTGGCGGTAGTAAGCTTAATGAAACAGCTAGGGCATACCAAGAGTTAGCCCCAAAATTTGATAGGTTTGCTGATAAAAACTTTGTATGGATTACTGATGGGCAAGGTTGGCACAGCAGCAAAAATAAATTGCAAGAAGCCTATAAAAGCGTAGAGATGTATAATCTTAGCAATGTAAAAGATTTTATTAAAAAGGCACAAAATGACCGCTAA
- the purB gene encoding adenylosuccinate lyase codes for MVERYAREQMKRLWDTNAKYSAWLEVEKALVRGWNKLGLIPDSDCEKICKNAKFDIARIDEIEAVTKHDLIAFTTSVAESLGEESRWVHYGITSSDCIDTAVALQMRDSLKIILDDIAQVREAIKTRAYEHKDTLMVGRSHGIHGEPITFGLVLAIWYDELGRHLKALESTLEVISVGQLSGAMGNLAHTPMELETLVCKELGLKPAPVSNQVIQRDRYARLMSDLALLASSCEKIAVEVRHLQRTEVYEAEEYFESGQKGSSAMPHKRNPVLSENITGLCRMIRSYAMPAMENVALWHERDISHSSVERFILPDSFITTDFMLMRLKGLLEKLVVYPKNMMKNLNLTGGLVFSQRILLELPKKGVSREDAYKIVQRNAMKVWQDLQNGVMQEGKAAVNDKGESLYLQYLLGDSELVGLIGEAAIRECFEFSYYTKNVDSIFKRVFG; via the coding sequence ATGGTAGAGAGATACGCAAGAGAGCAGATGAAAAGATTATGGGACACAAATGCAAAGTATTCCGCGTGGCTTGAGGTAGAAAAGGCGTTAGTTAGAGGCTGGAATAAGCTTGGGCTAATCCCTGATAGCGATTGTGAAAAGATATGTAAAAATGCGAAATTTGACATTGCTAGGATTGATGAAATAGAAGCGGTTACCAAACACGATCTAATCGCCTTTACCACTTCTGTGGCAGAATCTTTAGGTGAAGAATCTCGCTGGGTGCATTATGGGATAACCTCTAGCGATTGTATTGACACGGCAGTGGCGTTGCAAATGCGAGATAGCTTAAAGATTATTTTAGATGATATAGCTCAAGTGAGAGAAGCGATAAAAACAAGGGCTTACGAGCATAAAGATACGCTAATGGTGGGGCGAAGCCACGGAATTCACGGAGAGCCTATCACCTTTGGGCTAGTTTTAGCGATTTGGTATGATGAGCTAGGACGGCACCTGAAAGCGTTAGAATCCACTTTAGAAGTCATCTCTGTGGGGCAACTCAGCGGGGCTATGGGCAATCTCGCCCACACACCTATGGAGCTTGAAACGCTAGTTTGCAAAGAGCTAGGGCTAAAACCTGCGCCTGTGAGTAATCAAGTAATCCAAAGGGATAGATACGCTAGGCTTATGAGTGATTTAGCCCTGCTTGCTAGTAGCTGTGAGAAAATCGCTGTGGAAGTGCGACACCTGCAACGCACAGAAGTCTATGAAGCAGAAGAGTATTTTGAAAGCGGACAAAAGGGAAGCTCTGCTATGCCCCACAAGCGAAACCCGGTTTTAAGCGAAAACATCACAGGGCTTTGCAGAATGATCCGCTCTTATGCAATGCCGGCAATGGAGAATGTCGCGTTGTGGCACGAGCGGGATATTAGCCATAGTAGCGTGGAGCGATTTATTTTGCCAGATAGCTTTATCACCACGGATTTTATGCTAATGCGTTTAAAGGGGCTACTTGAAAAGCTAGTGGTGTATCCAAAAAATATGATGAAAAATTTAAATCTCACCGGCGGGCTTGTATTCTCACAGCGAATCTTGCTAGAGCTTCCTAAAAAGGGTGTATCTCGCGAAGATGCCTATAAAATCGTGCAAAGAAATGCGATGAAGGTATGGCAAGACTTACAAAATGGTGTTATGCAGGAAGGCAAAGCGGCGGTAAATGATAAGGGCGAGAGCTTATATTTGCAATATCTTTTGGGAGATAGCGAACTTGTGGGGCTTATCGGCGAAGCGGCAATCCGCGAATGCTTTGAGTTTAGCTACTACACAAAAAATGTGGATTCTATCTTTAAGAGAGTGTTTGGGTGA
- a CDS encoding formate dehydrogenase subunit gamma — protein sequence MQNNAKIERQSLQNRIVHWGVALSIFGLIFSGILQMPVAKRYMLNELPLMGWSGDYHISLIIHYVFAAILCFFVLFHIVFHSGRKEFDILPKKGDFSRSIAVIKAMLLKTKEPPSEKYLPEQRLAYVGIAFVILLLIITGLIKTYKNLSGLNLSEGVMFWATQLHNLGMFLMILAIIGHLAAFIFKENRPLLSGMFSGKISAKYVLHRHSLWKKGVEDAKREQEKSQSHRK from the coding sequence ATGCAAAATAATGCCAAAATTGAACGACAAAGCCTACAAAATAGAATCGTGCATTGGGGTGTTGCCTTAAGTATTTTTGGGTTAATTTTTAGTGGAATCCTACAAATGCCAGTGGCAAAACGCTATATGCTCAACGAACTTCCACTTATGGGCTGGAGTGGGGATTATCACATTTCCTTAATCATTCATTATGTTTTTGCAGCAATTCTTTGTTTTTTTGTATTATTTCACATTGTTTTTCATAGCGGTCGCAAGGAATTTGATATTCTTCCAAAAAAGGGAGATTTTTCAAGAAGTATCGCTGTGATTAAAGCAATGCTTTTAAAAACCAAAGAACCACCTAGCGAAAAGTATTTACCAGAGCAACGCCTAGCGTATGTTGGAATCGCATTTGTTATTTTGCTTCTTATTATTACAGGCTTAATTAAAACTTATAAAAATTTAAGCGGACTAAACCTAAGCGAAGGCGTAATGTTTTGGGCGACACAACTCCACAATCTAGGAATGTTTTTAATGATTCTTGCAATCATTGGACACCTAGCAGCGTTTATCTTTAAAGAAAACCGCCCATTGCTTAGTGGAATGTTTAGTGGCAAAATCAGCGCAAAATATGTCCTACATCGCCACAGCCTATGGAAAAAGGGCGTAGAAGATGCAAAGAGAGAGCAAGAGAAGTCTCAAAGCCATAGAAAATAA
- a CDS encoding RluA family pseudouridine synthase codes for MPYIYKEFKINSPIKAYAFLMQALNLSMSDAQRYINKGKVRYQGKVLQEKAKVLNDCVQVLIFQPDSIGLKPLFENEDFAIFNKPSKMLIHPKGRFEHHSLIDEVRASLGLKASLAHRIDRETSGLVLVGKHKKSISELGLMFLNNSIKKEYLALTRAKVGIQNVNFKDFCLSLPIAIQEKGGDLCVRSVSLKNAQMCQKFRNLKFKEAKSEFEILGILENTYKNVKFLLFKVLPKTGRTHQIRVHLDALGYPILGDPLYGVKDVHSREYLDGEFIMQKLESKNALSNEKRLEYFGATRLMLHAYGLKFVYKGKEFAFRSTENFEITQSVLG; via the coding sequence ATGCCCTATATCTACAAAGAATTTAAAATAAATTCCCCAATAAAAGCCTATGCGTTTTTAATGCAAGCACTCAATCTCTCAATGTCTGATGCACAACGCTACATCAACAAAGGAAAGGTGCGTTATCAAGGTAAAGTGCTGCAAGAGAAGGCAAAGGTTTTGAATGATTGTGTGCAAGTGCTTATTTTTCAACCCGATTCCATAGGTTTAAAACCGCTTTTTGAAAATGAAGATTTTGCGATTTTTAACAAGCCCTCTAAAATGTTAATTCACCCAAAGGGGAGATTTGAACATCATAGTTTGATTGATGAAGTGCGTGCGTCTTTAGGTTTAAAAGCGAGCCTTGCGCATAGGATTGATAGGGAAACAAGCGGGCTGGTGCTTGTCGGCAAGCATAAAAAGAGCATATCTGAACTTGGGTTGATGTTTTTAAATAACAGCATAAAAAAGGAATATCTAGCCCTAACGCGCGCAAAAGTTGGAATCCAAAATGTAAATTTTAAAGATTTTTGTCTCTCTTTGCCTATTGCTATACAAGAAAAGGGTGGAGATTTATGCGTGCGTTCTGTGTCTTTAAAAAACGCTCAAATGTGCCAAAAATTTAGGAATCTAAAATTTAAAGAAGCTAAGAGTGAGTTTGAAATACTAGGAATTTTAGAAAATACCTATAAAAATGTTAAATTTTTGCTTTTTAAAGTCTTGCCAAAAACAGGAAGAACACATCAAATACGCGTGCATTTAGACGCTTTAGGATATCCTATTTTGGGCGATCCTTTGTATGGCGTAAAAGATGTGCATAGTAGGGAGTATTTAGACGGGGAATTTATCATGCAAAAGTTGGAATCTAAAAATGCATTAAGCAATGAAAAACGCCTGGAATACTTCGGTGCAACGCGTTTAATGCTCCACGCTTATGGTTTAAAGTTTGTTTATAAGGGTAAGGAATTTGCCTTTAGAAGCACTGAAAATTTTGAGATTACTCAAAGTGTTCTAGGTTAA
- the argS gene encoding arginine--tRNA ligase, protein MYHAIKEIIDGTLGVSSVLEKPRDKSFGHFALPTFSFAKTLKKAPQIIAQEFAQKLESIPQIASVSVVNGYVNFSLSNAFLGQCAWEFLQDDFKESSKLESKKVESRNEKVLLEYVSANPTGPLHIGHARGAVFGDSLARIGRFLGYTIHTEYYINDAGAQIQKLGKSIYYAGRALVFSESRELPSECYQGEYVFELAECARAELGESVFESLESLEKLSVFGKDKMLLEIKSNLAQVGIVFDSYVSERELFSQLDSTLESLKAHNGVYESENKLWLKSTEFGDEKDRVIVRESGEATYLAGDIIYHKNKFERGFSHYINIWGADHHGYIARVKAALEYLGFDSQKLEVLLAQMVALLKDGIPFKMSKRAGNFILMKDVVDEVGADALRLMFLSKKPDTHLEFDVELLKKQDSSNPVYYINYAHARIHTLFSKSNFTMESLKALSLEQYKAWDLQESLRDLLVLALGIEKVLSDAFSQRLINKVVDYLYTLSADFHRFYNETKILNTDQEEQILKVLVVVAHSLALGLDLLGVKAKVKM, encoded by the coding sequence ATGTATCACGCAATCAAAGAAATCATTGATGGCACGCTTGGGGTTTCTAGTGTGCTAGAAAAGCCACGAGATAAGAGTTTTGGACATTTTGCTTTGCCAACTTTTAGTTTTGCTAAGACATTGAAAAAAGCACCGCAAATCATTGCACAAGAGTTCGCGCAAAAGTTGGAATCGATCCCGCAAATTGCAAGTGTTAGTGTGGTTAATGGCTATGTTAATTTTAGTTTAAGCAACGCATTTTTGGGACAATGTGCGTGGGAGTTTTTACAAGATGATTTTAAGGAATCTAGCAAGCTAGAGTCCAAGAAGGTGGAATCTCGAAATGAAAAGGTTTTGCTAGAGTATGTCAGTGCAAATCCCACCGGTCCTTTACATATAGGACATGCTCGCGGGGCTGTGTTTGGCGATAGTTTGGCGCGCATTGGACGCTTTTTGGGCTATACAATCCACACAGAATATTATATTAATGATGCAGGCGCGCAAATCCAAAAGCTTGGGAAGTCCATTTATTACGCGGGGCGCGCTTTAGTTTTTAGTGAAAGTAGAGAGTTGCCTAGTGAGTGCTATCAGGGGGAATATGTTTTTGAACTTGCAGAATGTGCTAGAGCTGAGCTTGGGGAGAGTGTTTTTGAGAGTTTGGAATCTTTAGAAAAACTTAGTGTTTTTGGCAAGGATAAAATGCTTTTAGAAATAAAGAGCAATTTGGCACAAGTTGGAATCGTTTTTGATTCTTATGTGAGCGAAAGAGAGCTTTTCTCTCAATTAGATTCCACGCTAGAGTCACTAAAGGCACATAATGGAGTGTATGAGAGTGAAAATAAACTTTGGCTAAAATCCACAGAATTTGGTGATGAAAAAGATCGTGTGATTGTTAGAGAGAGTGGGGAAGCGACTTATTTAGCGGGAGATATTATTTATCATAAAAATAAATTTGAGCGTGGTTTTTCACATTATATTAACATTTGGGGTGCGGATCATCACGGCTATATCGCAAGAGTTAAAGCAGCTTTGGAGTATTTGGGATTTGATAGTCAGAAGTTGGAAGTGTTGCTTGCGCAAATGGTGGCACTTTTAAAGGATGGAATCCCATTTAAGATGAGCAAGCGCGCTGGCAATTTTATCTTAATGAAAGATGTTGTTGATGAGGTGGGTGCTGATGCGTTACGCCTTATGTTTTTAAGTAAAAAACCAGATACGCATTTAGAGTTTGATGTGGAATTGCTAAAAAAGCAAGACTCTAGCAATCCTGTGTATTATATCAATTATGCTCACGCTAGAATTCACACGCTATTTTCTAAGTCAAACTTTACTATGGAATCTCTTAAGGCACTTTCCTTAGAACAATACAAGGCATGGGATTTGCAAGAGAGTTTGCGTGATTTACTAGTTTTAGCACTTGGGATTGAAAAGGTTTTAAGTGATGCGTTTTCCCAGCGATTAATTAATAAGGTAGTGGATTATTTATACACACTATCTGCAGACTTCCATCGTTTTTATAATGAAACAAAAATTTTAAATACAGATCAAGAAGAACAGATTTTAAAAGTGCTTGTTGTAGTGGCGCATTCTCTTGCTTTGGGATTAGATTTGCTAGGCGTTAAAGCAAAAGTAAAAATGTAA
- a CDS encoding 5'-methylthioadenosine/adenosylhomocysteine nucleosidase — protein MIIGVIGAMREEITPLLEHYKDYETLAFGGNTFYKVALGSKTLIIACSRIGKVHSALTASTMILHFGCERIIFNGVAGGINPSYKIGDLVLASKLCQHDVDITIFGHPFGYFSEGKVFTESDSVLNGLAKAVAKENGINLYEGIVATGDQFIGSKERKEWIKKEFNADAIEMEGASVAVVCDNLNTPLCVIRAISDNAGDEALVSYEEFLESSARVSASLVIKMIEKL, from the coding sequence ATGATAATTGGAGTCATAGGAGCGATGCGTGAGGAAATCACACCACTTTTAGAGCATTATAAGGACTATGAAACTCTTGCATTTGGGGGTAATACTTTTTATAAAGTGGCATTAGGGAGTAAAACGCTAATTATCGCTTGTAGTCGTATTGGCAAGGTGCATTCAGCCTTAACTGCTAGCACGATGATTTTACATTTTGGTTGTGAGAGAATTATTTTTAATGGTGTTGCAGGTGGGATTAATCCTAGTTATAAAATTGGGGATTTAGTGCTTGCTAGCAAACTTTGTCAGCACGATGTGGATATTACGATTTTTGGGCATCCTTTTGGGTATTTTTCTGAAGGTAAGGTTTTTACAGAATCTGATTCTGTGCTAAATGGACTCGCAAAGGCTGTGGCAAAAGAGAATGGGATTAACCTTTATGAAGGGATTGTTGCAACAGGGGATCAGTTTATTGGCTCCAAAGAGCGTAAAGAGTGGATTAAAAAAGAATTTAACGCTGATGCTATTGAAATGGAGGGAGCAAGTGTGGCTGTGGTGTGTGATAATCTTAATACGCCTTTGTGTGTAATCCGCGCTATTTCGGATAATGCAGGCGATGAAGCTTTGGTGAGTTATGAAGAGTTTTTAGAATCTAGTGCTAGAGTTAGTGCTTCGCTTGTAATTAAGATGATAGAAAAACTATAA
- a CDS encoding Fur family transcriptional regulator, with the protein MFEKLLKDNNLKITPQRLAILKEIQRFGHIGIDEIYENIKESNPSMSLATVYKNLTFMQEAKIIDEVKLPNQKQRYELVKNPHIHLVCEKCGSITDMEMKDSLEAFKKECAKQSHYSIKDTSVAMLGVCPKCQNLD; encoded by the coding sequence ATGTTTGAAAAGTTATTAAAAGATAATAATTTAAAAATTACTCCCCAAAGACTTGCAATTTTAAAAGAGATTCAAAGGTTTGGACATATTGGTATTGATGAGATTTACGAAAACATTAAAGAGAGTAATCCATCAATGTCGCTAGCAACGGTGTATAAGAATCTCACCTTTATGCAAGAAGCTAAAATTATTGATGAAGTGAAGCTTCCTAATCAAAAGCAACGCTACGAACTTGTGAAAAATCCGCATATTCATCTTGTTTGTGAAAAATGTGGGAGTATCACAGATATGGAAATGAAAGATTCTTTAGAGGCATTTAAGAAAGAATGCGCAAAGCAATCGCATTATTCGATTAAGGATACTTCTGTTGCAATGCTCGGCGTTTGTCCGAAATGTCAAAACCTAGATTAA
- the fabD gene encoding ACP S-malonyltransferase, whose product MSKAVIFPGQGSQSVGMGKDLFENSAEVRALFEQASEILKEDMQKLCFEENTKLNLTQYTQPAILLVSYSVFMLAKEKLQKDGIAFGLGHSLGEFSALCASGVLGFEKAIALVHKRGILMEEACKMKAAGMMVVLGLEDGVLEEFCEKKRNLGLKVWCANYNGDGQMVLGGSKEDLQSLEVELKGLGAKRALMLPMSVASHCPVLDSMCGEFKVLLEDALGDCFAFPIISNVSAKPYHTKEQALELLANQLIAPVLYKQSIRENDRIISGFVECGGNVLKGLNKRLSQKDTISLQTYAEIQDFLQKD is encoded by the coding sequence TTGAGTAAGGCGGTAATTTTTCCGGGTCAAGGAAGTCAAAGCGTTGGAATGGGTAAGGATTTGTTTGAAAATAGCGCGGAAGTTAGGGCGTTGTTTGAACAAGCAAGCGAGATTTTAAAAGAAGATATGCAAAAACTTTGCTTTGAGGAAAATACGAAATTAAATTTGACGCAATACACGCAACCTGCGATTTTGCTTGTAAGTTATAGTGTGTTTATGCTAGCAAAAGAAAAGTTGCAAAAAGATGGAATCGCTTTTGGGCTTGGGCATTCTTTAGGGGAGTTTAGCGCGTTATGTGCTAGCGGTGTGCTAGGGTTTGAAAAGGCGATTGCCCTTGTGCATAAACGCGGAATCTTAATGGAAGAAGCGTGCAAGATGAAAGCAGCTGGAATGATGGTTGTGCTAGGTTTAGAAGATGGAGTTTTAGAAGAGTTTTGTGAGAAAAAGCGCAATCTTGGGTTAAAGGTTTGGTGCGCAAATTACAATGGTGATGGACAAATGGTTTTAGGCGGAAGCAAAGAGGATTTGCAAAGCTTAGAAGTGGAGTTAAAAGGACTTGGTGCAAAGAGAGCTTTAATGCTTCCTATGTCTGTAGCAAGCCACTGCCCTGTGCTTGATAGTATGTGTGGGGAATTTAAAGTCCTGCTTGAAGATGCTCTTGGTGATTGCTTTGCTTTTCCTATTATTTCTAATGTGAGTGCAAAGCCATATCACACAAAGGAACAAGCATTAGAATTGCTAGCAAATCAGCTCATAGCACCTGTGCTTTATAAGCAATCTATCCGCGAAAATGATCGTATAATTAGTGGATTTGTAGAATGTGGTGGCAATGTGCTAAAAGGACTAAATAAGCGCCTAAGTCAAAAAGATACGATTTCTCTACAAACTTACGCTGAAATTCAAGATTTTTTACAAAAGGATTAA